From Pseudomonas fluorescens, one genomic window encodes:
- the rsmH gene encoding 16S rRNA (cytosine(1402)-N(4))-methyltransferase RsmH, with the protein MTINSGFNHITVLLDEAVEALAVRPDGCYLDGTFGRGGHSRLILSQLGPDGRLLGFDKDPQAIATGQTLAAEDGRFVVVQRSFAELGSEVAERGLAGKVSGVLLDLGVSSPQLDDPERGFSFLNDGPLDMRMDPSRGISAAEFVNTAPVEEIARVFKEYGEERFSGRMARAVVERRDIKPFERTGDLAEVLKVANPAWEKGKNPATRAFQGLRIHVNNELGDLEAGLDAALEALEIGGRLVVISFHSLEDRIVKLFMRKLVKGESDNLPRNLPVRFEAFSPKIKVHGKAQFAGEAELKANPRSRSAVMRVAEKLR; encoded by the coding sequence GTGACTATTAATAGCGGCTTTAACCACATCACCGTACTGCTTGACGAAGCCGTCGAGGCTCTCGCTGTACGCCCTGATGGCTGCTATCTCGATGGCACGTTCGGGCGTGGCGGCCATAGCCGCCTTATTCTCAGCCAGCTCGGTCCCGATGGCCGGCTCCTGGGATTCGACAAGGATCCACAGGCGATTGCCACCGGGCAAACGCTAGCGGCCGAAGACGGCCGCTTTGTCGTTGTGCAGCGCAGCTTTGCCGAGCTGGGCTCGGAAGTGGCCGAGCGAGGCCTGGCTGGCAAAGTCAGCGGTGTACTGCTCGACCTGGGCGTGTCCTCGCCGCAACTCGACGACCCCGAGCGTGGCTTCAGTTTCCTCAATGATGGCCCGCTGGACATGCGCATGGATCCGTCTCGCGGAATCAGCGCCGCCGAATTCGTCAATACCGCACCTGTCGAAGAAATTGCCCGCGTATTCAAAGAGTACGGCGAAGAACGTTTCTCCGGCCGCATGGCGCGTGCAGTTGTGGAGCGGCGTGACATCAAGCCATTCGAGCGCACTGGCGACCTGGCCGAAGTCCTGAAAGTCGCCAATCCGGCGTGGGAAAAGGGCAAGAACCCGGCGACTCGCGCCTTCCAGGGCCTGCGTATTCACGTCAACAACGAACTGGGCGACCTCGAAGCCGGCCTCGATGCTGCGCTCGAAGCGCTGGAAATCGGTGGCCGTCTGGTCGTCATCAGCTTTCACTCGCTGGAAGACCGCATCGTCAAACTGTTCATGCGCAAACTGGTCAAGGGCGAAAGCGATAACCTGCCGCGCAACTTGCCGGTGCGTTTTGAAGCCTTCTCACCGAAAATCAAGGTCCATGGCAAAGCGCAGTTCGCCGGAGAAGCTGAACTCAAGGCCAACCCTCGTTCCCGCAGCGCAGTCATGCGCGTAGCGGAGAAACTTCGGTGA
- a CDS encoding penicillin-binding protein activator, protein MIACLRLFTALCLAALLAACASSPSSSLGDLPRTADASIEQLLEQAATSTNPEKAALLRLSAADLAYRQGNAGQSAQILQQVPVDQLKPGQQVFASTLAAELAMTRNQPKAALTALSHPSLQRLSELPDEQQVRTGIVRARALEADGQTLAAARERIAIAPLMKGDAAGKNHEAIWTLIASLPTDQLQPITDDVLGGWMSLAVAVKTAGTLESQQTAIDTWKAQHPKHPAALQLPLPLTQLKQLASQPLAKIGLLLPQEGPLASVAKALREGFMAAHYQAQQAGQNPPAIEFYDSSRLTSLDDFYRKAQADGVQLVVGPLEKPLVKQLSARPQLPITTLALNYSEGEQGPAQLFQFGLAAEDEAREVSRRARADGLHRAAVLVPKGEWGDRVLKAFSQDWQANGGSIIGIERVDQPVQLAQQIADLFQLRQSEGRAKSLQSTVGTAVAAQPSRRQDIEFIFLASTPQQAQQIKPTLNFQYAGDVPVYATSHVYSASGDQNQYNDMNGIRFCETPWLLSTSDPLRQQVAAQWPQANSSLGRLYAMGVDAYRLAPRLGQLKALPNSTIEGQSGNLSMSPTQRVQRQLPWAQFVSGQVQRLPDTPR, encoded by the coding sequence ATGATCGCTTGCCTGCGGCTGTTCACTGCCCTCTGCCTCGCTGCCCTGTTGGCGGCTTGCGCCAGCTCGCCCTCGTCCAGCCTTGGCGACCTTCCACGGACGGCCGATGCCAGTATCGAGCAACTGCTCGAACAGGCTGCCACCAGCACCAATCCGGAGAAGGCTGCCCTGCTGCGCCTGAGCGCAGCCGACCTGGCTTATCGCCAGGGCAATGCCGGACAATCCGCGCAAATCCTGCAACAGGTCCCGGTGGACCAACTCAAGCCGGGCCAGCAGGTATTTGCCAGCACCCTGGCCGCTGAACTGGCAATGACCCGGAACCAGCCCAAGGCTGCGCTGACCGCCCTGAGCCACCCGAGCCTGCAACGCCTCAGCGAGCTGCCGGACGAGCAACAGGTACGTACCGGTATTGTCCGCGCACGCGCCCTTGAAGCCGATGGCCAGACCCTCGCCGCAGCACGCGAGCGGATCGCCATCGCCCCACTGATGAAGGGCGACGCCGCCGGCAAGAACCACGAAGCCATCTGGACCCTGATCGCTTCGCTGCCCACCGACCAACTGCAACCCATCACCGACGACGTGCTGGGTGGCTGGATGAGCCTGGCGGTCGCGGTGAAAACGGCCGGCACCCTGGAGTCGCAGCAGACCGCCATCGACACCTGGAAAGCCCAGCACCCGAAACACCCGGCCGCGCTGCAACTGCCGCTGCCACTGACCCAACTCAAGCAACTGGCCAGCCAGCCATTGGCCAAGATTGGCCTGCTGCTGCCCCAGGAAGGCCCGCTCGCGTCCGTCGCCAAAGCGCTGCGAGAGGGCTTCATGGCCGCGCACTACCAGGCACAGCAGGCCGGACAGAATCCGCCCGCCATCGAGTTTTACGACAGCTCGCGCCTGACGTCGCTGGATGACTTCTATCGCAAGGCGCAAGCCGATGGCGTGCAACTGGTGGTCGGCCCTCTGGAAAAACCCCTGGTCAAACAACTCAGCGCCCGCCCACAACTGCCCATCACCACCCTGGCGCTGAACTACAGCGAGGGTGAACAAGGTCCGGCGCAACTGTTCCAATTTGGCCTGGCCGCTGAAGACGAAGCACGCGAAGTATCGCGCCGCGCTCGCGCCGACGGCCTGCATCGCGCCGCAGTGCTGGTGCCGAAAGGCGAATGGGGCGATCGCGTATTGAAGGCTTTCAGCCAGGATTGGCAGGCCAACGGCGGCAGCATTATCGGTATCGAGCGTGTCGACCAACCCGTGCAACTGGCCCAGCAGATCGCCGATCTGTTTCAACTGCGCCAGAGCGAAGGTCGCGCCAAGAGCCTGCAAAGCACGGTAGGCACTGCGGTCGCTGCACAACCTTCGCGCCGCCAGGACATCGAGTTCATCTTCCTCGCCTCGACGCCGCAACAGGCTCAGCAGATCAAGCCAACGCTGAACTTCCAGTACGCAGGCGATGTACCGGTCTATGCCACTTCCCACGTCTATAGCGCCAGTGGTGACCAGAACCAGTACAACGACATGAACGGCATTCGCTTCTGCGAAACCCCATGGCTGCTCAGCACCAGCGACCCACTGCGCCAGCAAGTGGCCGCACAATGGCCGCAAGCCAACAGCAGCCTGGGCCGCCTGTACGCCATGGGCGTCGACGCCTATCGCTTGGCACCCCGCCTGGGTCAGCTCAAGGCCCTGCCGAACAGCACCATCGAAGGCCAGTCGGGCAACCTGAGCATGAGCCCGACCCAGCGCGTGCAGCGCCAGTTGCCGTGGGCACAATTCGTCAGCGGCCAGGTTCAGCGCCTGCCTGACACGCCGCGCTGA
- a CDS encoding phosphoheptose isomerase produces MDMQSRIRQLFQASIDTKQQAMDVLAPHIEQASQVMVNALLNDGKMLSCGNGGSAGDAQHFSSELLNRFERERPSLPAIALTTDSSTITSIANDYSYNEIFSKQIRALGQPGDVLLAISTSGNSANIIQAIQAAHDREMIVVAMTGRDGGGMASLLLPEDVEIRVPANVTARIQEVHLLAIHCLCDLIDSQLFGSEE; encoded by the coding sequence ATGGACATGCAATCCCGAATTCGCCAGCTTTTTCAGGCCAGCATCGACACCAAGCAACAGGCGATGGACGTACTTGCACCACACATCGAGCAAGCCAGCCAAGTGATGGTCAACGCCCTGCTCAACGACGGCAAAATGCTTTCTTGCGGCAATGGCGGCTCAGCAGGTGATGCCCAGCACTTTTCCTCCGAGCTACTCAATCGCTTCGAGCGTGAGCGCCCGAGCCTGCCAGCCATCGCGCTGACCACCGACAGCTCGACCATCACCTCGATCGCCAACGACTACAGCTACAACGAAATCTTCTCCAAGCAGATTCGCGCTCTGGGCCAACCCGGCGACGTACTGCTGGCGATTTCCACCAGCGGCAACTCGGCCAACATAATTCAAGCGATCCAGGCCGCACATGATCGCGAAATGATTGTCGTAGCAATGACCGGACGCGATGGCGGCGGCATGGCCTCGCTGCTGTTGCCGGAAGACGTCGAGATTCGCGTACCGGCCAATGTCACCGCACGCATCCAGGAAGTCCACTTGCTGGCGATCCACTGCCTCTGCGACTTGATCGATAGCCAACTGTTCGGGAGTGAAGAATGA
- a CDS encoding cytochrome c1, which translates to MKKLFAVLILAALPVFSFAAEHGGPELEKVDIDVSDKAAMQDGARTFANYCMGCHSAKFQRYERVADDLGIPHDLMLKNLVFTGAKIGDHMSIGMQPADAKAWFGAAPPDLTLVARVRGTDWLYGYLKSFYEDPARPWGVNNKVFPNVGMPNVLVGLQGRQVVGCKQVQIVEDGKKQYDPLTGTPLTHEACDQLTIVPKSGALTEEQFDEKVKNLVTFLAYSANPVKLEHQRIGTYVLLYLAFFFVFAYLLKREYWKDVH; encoded by the coding sequence ATGAAAAAGCTATTTGCTGTACTGATTCTTGCTGCTCTGCCTGTCTTCTCCTTTGCGGCTGAACACGGTGGCCCCGAGCTTGAGAAAGTCGATATCGACGTCTCCGATAAAGCGGCTATGCAGGATGGCGCACGCACGTTCGCCAACTACTGCATGGGCTGCCACAGTGCCAAGTTCCAGCGCTACGAGCGCGTTGCCGACGATCTGGGTATTCCTCACGATCTGATGCTCAAGAACCTGGTGTTCACCGGCGCCAAAATCGGCGACCACATGAGCATCGGCATGCAGCCGGCGGACGCCAAGGCATGGTTTGGCGCTGCGCCGCCTGACCTGACCCTGGTCGCCCGTGTGCGTGGTACTGACTGGCTGTACGGTTACCTGAAATCGTTCTACGAAGATCCTGCACGCCCTTGGGGTGTGAACAACAAGGTCTTCCCGAACGTCGGCATGCCCAACGTGCTGGTCGGCCTGCAAGGTCGCCAGGTCGTAGGCTGCAAACAGGTGCAGATCGTCGAAGACGGCAAGAAGCAATATGATCCGCTGACCGGTACGCCGCTGACTCATGAAGCGTGCGATCAGTTGACCATCGTGCCGAAGTCCGGTGCTCTCACCGAAGAGCAGTTCGATGAGAAGGTCAAGAATCTGGTAACCTTCCTCGCTTACTCGGCTAACCCGGTTAAGCTAGAGCATCAACGCATTGGTACCTATGTATTGCTGTACCTGGCGTTCTTCTTCGTATTCGCCTACTTGCTCAAGCGCGAATACTGGAAAGATGTTCACTGA
- a CDS encoding glutathione S-transferase N-terminal domain-containing protein, with translation MGVTNRLACYSDPADHYSHRVRIVLAEKGVSAEIISVEAGRQPPKLIEVNPYGSLPTLVDRDLALWESTVVMEYLDERYPHPPLLPVYPVARANSRLLMHRIQRDWCGLVDLILDSRTKEPARAQARKELRESLTGVSPLFADKPFFLSEEQSLVDCCLLPILWRLPILGIELPRPAKPLLDYMERQFARETFQASLSAVERDMR, from the coding sequence ATGGGCGTGACCAATCGGTTGGCCTGTTACTCCGACCCCGCCGACCACTATTCCCACCGAGTGCGCATCGTACTGGCAGAGAAGGGTGTCAGCGCCGAGATCATCAGCGTTGAGGCGGGGCGTCAGCCGCCTAAACTGATCGAAGTGAACCCGTACGGCAGCTTGCCCACCCTGGTCGATCGCGACCTGGCGTTGTGGGAGTCGACGGTGGTGATGGAATATCTGGATGAGCGTTACCCGCATCCGCCGCTATTGCCGGTTTATCCTGTGGCGCGGGCCAATAGCCGGCTGCTGATGCACCGCATCCAGCGCGACTGGTGTGGCTTGGTGGATCTGATCCTGGATTCGCGCACCAAAGAGCCCGCGCGTGCGCAGGCGCGCAAAGAGCTGCGTGAAAGCCTCACGGGCGTTTCGCCGCTGTTCGCCGACAAACCGTTTTTCCTCAGTGAGGAACAAAGTCTGGTGGATTGCTGCCTATTGCCCATACTCTGGCGTTTGCCGATTCTGGGTATTGAACTGCCGCGGCCGGCCAAGCCGCTGCTTGATTATATGGAGCGCCAGTTTGCGCGTGAGACATTCCAGGCGAGCCTGTCTGCTGTCGAACGCGATATGCGCTAA
- the ftsL gene encoding cell division protein FtsL, with product MSKLFAKPLPGGSFFMFLLFVSVLVSAIAVSYSAHWNRQLLNSLYNELSVRDKAQAEWGRLILEQSTWTAHSRIEVLATEQLKMRIPGAAEVQMVAP from the coding sequence GTGAGCAAGCTTTTCGCCAAGCCACTTCCCGGCGGAAGCTTTTTCATGTTCCTGCTGTTTGTCAGCGTGCTCGTTTCGGCGATCGCGGTGTCCTACAGCGCCCACTGGAATCGGCAATTGCTCAATTCGCTGTACAACGAACTGAGTGTGCGCGACAAGGCGCAGGCTGAGTGGGGTCGGCTGATTCTCGAGCAGAGTACCTGGACCGCTCACAGCCGGATCGAAGTACTGGCCACCGAGCAACTGAAGATGCGCATTCCTGGCGCCGCGGAAGTGCAGATGGTGGCGCCATGA
- the mraZ gene encoding division/cell wall cluster transcriptional repressor MraZ, producing MFRGANAISLDAKGRLAMPSRYRDELISRSSGQLIVTIDAVDPCLCVYPLDEWELIETKLRALPSLREENRRLQRLLIGNAVDLELDGSGRFLVPPRLREYAKLDKRAMLVGQLNKFQLWDEDAWDAVSAADLAAIQQPGAMPDELRDLIL from the coding sequence GTGTTTCGCGGAGCCAACGCTATCAGTCTCGATGCAAAGGGCCGTCTCGCCATGCCGAGCCGGTACCGTGACGAGCTGATTTCGCGAAGTTCCGGGCAATTGATTGTGACGATCGATGCCGTTGATCCCTGTTTATGTGTTTACCCCCTCGATGAGTGGGAGCTGATTGAAACCAAACTGCGCGCACTGCCTTCGCTTCGCGAAGAGAACCGTCGCCTGCAACGTTTGCTGATTGGTAATGCCGTCGACCTCGAGCTCGATGGCAGTGGTCGTTTTCTGGTACCGCCGCGGTTGCGTGAATATGCCAAGTTGGATAAGCGCGCAATGTTGGTCGGCCAACTGAACAAGTTCCAATTGTGGGACGAGGATGCCTGGGATGCAGTGTCTGCTGCTGACCTGGCTGCTATTCAACAACCGGGCGCCATGCCTGATGAACTGCGTGATTTGATTCTGTGA
- a CDS encoding YraN family protein gives MPDRSRQQSGRDAERQALEHLQQQGLRLLAQNWLCKRGELDLVMLDGDTVVFVEVRYRQHTQWGGALDSIDARKREKLILAAQYFLQSEARWAESPCRFDVVAIDSTAAHLNWLRNAFDS, from the coding sequence ATGCCCGACAGGTCACGCCAACAAAGCGGTCGAGATGCCGAGCGCCAGGCGCTCGAGCATCTCCAGCAACAGGGTCTGCGCCTGCTGGCGCAGAACTGGTTGTGTAAACGCGGCGAGCTTGATCTGGTCATGCTTGACGGCGATACAGTAGTATTCGTCGAAGTCCGCTACAGACAACACACCCAATGGGGTGGCGCGCTCGATAGTATCGATGCGCGAAAGCGCGAAAAACTGATTCTCGCCGCGCAGTATTTTCTGCAGAGCGAGGCACGCTGGGCCGAATCTCCCTGCCGTTTTGATGTAGTTGCCATAGACAGCACTGCAGCGCACCTGAACTGGCTAAGGAATGCCTTTGACAGCTGA
- a CDS encoding BON domain-containing protein, with protein MTPNRLGLLALTLCLGISGCTSVVNASRESPIQDDRGTRTFGSKIDDSLIETKVGVNVAKANPDLDNKSHIVVSSFNGVVLLAGQTPRADLKAQAEQAAAAVQRVKTVHNELQVMQPSSLLARNNDAWLTTKIKTQMLADANIPGSRIKVITENGIVYLLGLLTKQEAAQATNLVQGVSGVQKIVKLFEYID; from the coding sequence ATGACCCCTAATCGCCTAGGCCTTCTGGCCCTGACCCTATGCCTCGGCATCAGCGGTTGCACCTCGGTGGTTAATGCCAGCCGTGAAAGCCCCATTCAAGATGACCGTGGCACCCGCACCTTCGGCAGCAAGATCGACGACTCCCTGATCGAAACCAAGGTCGGCGTCAACGTTGCCAAGGCCAACCCGGATCTGGACAACAAATCCCACATCGTCGTCTCCAGCTTCAACGGCGTGGTTCTGCTGGCCGGGCAAACGCCCCGCGCCGACCTCAAGGCCCAGGCCGAACAGGCAGCGGCAGCCGTACAACGCGTCAAGACGGTACACAACGAACTGCAGGTGATGCAGCCATCGTCGCTGCTGGCGCGCAATAACGACGCCTGGTTGACCACCAAGATCAAGACCCAGATGCTGGCCGATGCCAACATTCCCGGTTCGCGCATCAAAGTCATCACCGAAAACGGCATCGTCTATCTGCTGGGCCTGCTGACCAAACAGGAAGCCGCCCAGGCCACCAATCTGGTTCAGGGCGTTTCCGGGGTGCAGAAAATCGTCAAACTGTTCGAGTACATCGACTGA
- a CDS encoding ClpXP protease specificity-enhancing factor has protein sequence MNSSRPYLVRALYEWIVDNDCTPHMLVNSEFPSVQVPQGFASDGQIVLNVSPAAVHHLHMDNDAVSFEGRFGGVPHTLYVPVAAILGIYARENGQGMVFDLESPVGDEDELEPEDDLPPDDEPPRPSGRPSLKVVK, from the coding sequence ATGAACTCCAGTCGACCTTATCTGGTCCGTGCGCTCTATGAGTGGATTGTGGATAACGATTGCACCCCGCACATGCTGGTCAACTCCGAGTTTCCGTCGGTGCAGGTGCCGCAGGGATTTGCCAGTGACGGACAGATTGTCCTCAACGTATCGCCTGCAGCTGTACACCATCTGCACATGGACAACGATGCGGTGAGTTTCGAGGGTCGCTTCGGCGGTGTGCCGCACACTCTGTACGTGCCTGTCGCGGCGATCCTGGGGATTTACGCCCGGGAGAATGGGCAGGGCATGGTGTTCGATCTGGAGTCGCCGGTAGGTGACGAGGATGAGCTCGAGCCGGAAGACGATTTGCCACCGGACGACGAGCCGCCGCGCCCAAGCGGGCGGCCAAGTCTGAAAGTGGTGAAGTAA
- a CDS encoding peptidoglycan D,D-transpeptidase FtsI family protein has translation MKLEGGLFPWRFRLVLGLLGIMVAAIAWRIIDLQVVDRDFLKGQGDARSVRHIPIPAHRGLITDRNGEPLAVSTPVTTLWANAKEMQTAKDKWPALAAALGQNPKALAERLEAQANKEFIYLVRGLTPEQGQVVLDLKVPGVYGIEEFRRFYPAGEVTAHMVGFTDIDDHGREGVELAYDEWLAGVPGKRQVIKDRRGRLIKDVQVTKNAKAGKPLALSIDLRLQYLANRELRNAIIENGAKAGSLVIMDVKSGEILAMVNQPTYNPNNRRNLQPAMMRNRAMIDVFEPGSTMKAISMSAALETGRWKPSDTVEVYPGSLQIGKYTIKDVSKSEGPVLDLTGILINSSNVGMSKIAFDIGGEAIFRLAQRIGLGQDTGLGFPGERVGNLPNYREWRKAETATLSYGYGISVTAIQLVHAFSALANNGRIAPLTLIKTDKPPQTTQVIPEKVAKTMQGMLQQVIEAPRGVFRAQVPAYHVAGKSGTARKTSVGTKGYAENSYRSLFAGFGPMSDPRFAIVVVIDEPSKAGYFGGLVSAPVFSKVMSGTLRLMNISPDNLPPTQQANATPVVPLKANGGRG, from the coding sequence ATGAAGCTCGAAGGCGGCCTGTTCCCCTGGCGCTTTCGCCTGGTCCTGGGGTTGCTCGGGATCATGGTGGCTGCGATCGCCTGGCGCATCATCGACCTGCAGGTAGTCGACCGTGACTTCCTCAAGGGCCAGGGCGATGCCCGGAGTGTTCGTCACATCCCTATTCCAGCGCACCGTGGCCTGATCACCGATCGCAACGGCGAACCGCTGGCAGTGAGCACGCCGGTGACCACCCTGTGGGCCAACGCCAAGGAAATGCAAACGGCCAAGGACAAGTGGCCGGCGCTCGCGGCTGCCCTGGGGCAGAACCCGAAAGCCCTGGCTGAGCGCCTCGAAGCGCAGGCCAATAAAGAATTCATCTATCTGGTGCGCGGCCTGACCCCTGAGCAGGGCCAGGTCGTGCTCGACCTCAAGGTGCCTGGCGTCTATGGCATCGAAGAGTTCCGGCGCTTCTATCCGGCCGGTGAAGTCACCGCGCACATGGTCGGATTTACCGACATTGATGACCATGGTCGTGAGGGGGTCGAACTGGCCTACGACGAGTGGCTGGCCGGCGTACCGGGCAAGCGTCAGGTCATCAAGGACCGGCGCGGCAGACTGATCAAAGACGTCCAGGTCACCAAAAACGCCAAGGCCGGCAAGCCCTTGGCGTTGTCGATTGACCTGCGCCTGCAATACCTGGCCAACCGCGAACTGCGTAACGCGATCATCGAGAATGGCGCCAAGGCCGGCAGCCTGGTGATCATGGACGTGAAGTCCGGCGAGATCCTGGCCATGGTCAACCAGCCGACCTACAACCCGAACAACCGTCGCAACCTGCAGCCGGCGATGATGCGTAACCGCGCGATGATCGACGTGTTCGAACCGGGTTCGACCATGAAAGCCATCTCCATGAGCGCCGCCCTGGAAACCGGGCGCTGGAAGCCGAGCGACACCGTCGAGGTGTACCCGGGCTCCCTGCAGATCGGCAAATACACCATCAAGGACGTTTCCAAGAGCGAAGGCCCGGTGCTCGACCTGACCGGCATCCTGATCAACTCCAGTAACGTTGGCATGAGCAAGATCGCCTTCGATATCGGTGGCGAAGCGATTTTCCGTCTGGCCCAGCGCATCGGCCTGGGCCAGGACACCGGCCTCGGCTTCCCGGGCGAACGGGTCGGCAACCTGCCCAACTATCGCGAGTGGCGCAAGGCCGAGACGGCCACGCTGTCCTATGGCTATGGCATCTCGGTGACCGCCATCCAGTTGGTCCACGCCTTCTCGGCGCTGGCCAACAATGGTCGTATCGCGCCGTTGACCCTGATCAAGACCGATAAGCCGCCACAGACCACTCAGGTGATTCCGGAGAAGGTCGCGAAAACCATGCAAGGCATGCTGCAGCAGGTGATCGAGGCTCCGCGCGGGGTATTCCGGGCGCAAGTGCCGGCGTATCACGTGGCAGGCAAGTCCGGTACCGCGCGCAAGACGTCGGTCGGCACCAAGGGCTACGCCGAGAACTCTTACCGTTCGCTGTTCGCCGGCTTCGGCCCGATGAGCGATCCGCGTTTTGCCATCGTGGTGGTGATCGATGAGCCGAGCAAGGCCGGTTACTTCGGTGGCCTGGTATCGGCGCCGGTGTTCTCCAAAGTCATGTCGGGCACCCTGCGCCTGATGAATATTTCCCCGGACAATCTGCCGCCGACCCAACAGGCCAACGCCACCCCGGTAGTCCCGCTTAAAGCCAATGGAGGGCGCGGCTGA
- the rsmI gene encoding 16S rRNA (cytidine(1402)-2'-O)-methyltransferase — protein MTAPGALNSAAGSLFVVATPIGNLDDISARALKILREVALIAAEDTRHSLRLLQHFGIATPLAACHEHNERDEGSRFITRLLAGDNVALISDAGTPLISDPGYHLVRQARAAGIKVVPVPGACALIAALSAAGLPSDRFIFEGFLPAKAVGRRARLESIKEEPRTLIFYEAPHRILECLQDMELVFGPERPALLARELTKTFETLKGLPLAELRQFVESDSNQQRGECVVLVAGWTAPESEDAVSSEAMRVLNLLLEEMPLKRAAALAAQITGERKNVLYQIALEKQKGE, from the coding sequence TTGACTGCTCCAGGTGCTTTGAATTCCGCTGCTGGCTCGCTTTTTGTGGTGGCGACGCCCATCGGCAACCTGGATGACATCAGTGCGCGGGCCCTGAAAATCTTGCGTGAAGTGGCATTGATTGCTGCTGAAGACACGCGTCATTCCCTGCGTTTGCTCCAGCATTTCGGTATCGCCACGCCGCTGGCCGCCTGCCATGAGCACAATGAGCGCGATGAAGGCAGTCGCTTCATAACCCGTCTGCTGGCCGGCGACAATGTCGCGCTGATTTCCGATGCCGGCACCCCACTGATATCGGATCCAGGCTATCACCTGGTGCGCCAGGCGCGGGCAGCGGGTATTAAGGTGGTGCCGGTTCCTGGTGCTTGCGCGCTGATCGCCGCCTTGTCGGCAGCGGGTCTGCCTTCCGACCGGTTTATCTTTGAAGGTTTCCTGCCGGCCAAGGCCGTGGGTCGTCGCGCGCGTCTGGAGTCTATAAAGGAAGAGCCGCGTACGCTGATTTTTTATGAGGCGCCGCACCGAATTCTCGAATGCCTGCAGGACATGGAGCTGGTATTCGGTCCCGAGCGGCCGGCGTTGTTGGCGCGCGAGTTGACCAAGACCTTCGAAACCCTCAAGGGGCTCCCGCTGGCCGAGCTTCGTCAGTTTGTCGAGAGCGACAGCAATCAGCAGCGCGGCGAGTGCGTGGTGCTGGTCGCTGGCTGGACGGCGCCGGAGAGTGAGGATGCAGTCAGCAGTGAGGCGATGCGGGTGCTGAATCTGTTGCTGGAGGAAATGCCGCTCAAGCGTGCAGCGGCATTGGCGGCGCAAATTACCGGGGAGCGCAAGAACGTGCTTTACCAGATTGCCCTGGAAAAACAGAAGGGCGAGTAA